In Vibrio sp. FE10, the following are encoded in one genomic region:
- the folC gene encoding bifunctional tetrahydrofolate synthase/dihydrofolate synthase, whose amino-acid sequence MSQQPIPQATSSLEMWLDYLSNIHTSAIDLGLDRVQAVASKANLTKPAKHVITVAGTNGKGSTCALMEAILLDAGYSVGVYSSPHLIRYNERVRINGQDLSDEKMVQSFDFIEKERGEISLSFFEYGTLAALRAFQTEAVDVVLLEVGLGGRLDATNIVDHDVSVITSLAVDHVDWLGDDINVIGFEKAGIYRSGKPAICGQPKPPATVAAHADDIKAEFYQVGIQYTYEVNGDSWNWNSGAFRLDALPIPSLPLPNAATALMALGTSELSISDVNVVNGLNNAQLPGRMQQISDQPVIVLDVAHNPHSAEYFAQQVTQKYAGKNLHVVVAMLHDKDIPATLEVLAPIASHWYPGSLQGPRAATAAELCQSLPQGVEQHSNPVAAFEAALSAVKGDDVVLVVGSFHTVGEVLEHWQKKGN is encoded by the coding sequence ATGAGTCAACAACCTATTCCTCAAGCCACATCCTCATTAGAGATGTGGCTTGATTATTTATCAAACATCCACACAAGCGCTATTGACCTTGGGTTAGACCGAGTTCAGGCCGTCGCCTCTAAGGCAAACCTCACCAAACCTGCTAAACACGTGATTACCGTTGCCGGAACTAATGGCAAAGGCTCAACATGTGCCCTAATGGAAGCTATTCTATTGGACGCTGGTTACTCCGTTGGTGTCTACAGTTCTCCTCACTTAATTCGCTATAACGAACGCGTTCGTATTAACGGCCAAGATCTGTCTGATGAAAAGATGGTTCAATCTTTCGACTTCATTGAGAAAGAGCGTGGTGAAATCAGCCTGAGCTTCTTCGAATACGGTACATTAGCCGCGTTACGTGCGTTTCAAACCGAAGCAGTAGATGTTGTTCTATTAGAAGTGGGTCTGGGTGGACGTTTAGACGCGACTAATATCGTTGATCATGACGTGTCTGTAATCACTAGCTTGGCTGTCGACCACGTTGATTGGCTGGGTGATGACATTAATGTGATTGGCTTTGAGAAGGCGGGTATCTATCGTAGTGGTAAACCCGCTATTTGTGGTCAACCTAAGCCACCGGCAACGGTTGCTGCACATGCTGATGATATTAAGGCTGAGTTCTACCAAGTGGGTATTCAATATACCTACGAAGTTAACGGCGATAGCTGGAATTGGAACAGCGGTGCATTTCGACTGGACGCATTGCCTATTCCTAGCTTACCGCTACCGAACGCGGCAACTGCATTAATGGCGCTAGGGACTTCAGAACTTAGCATCAGTGATGTCAATGTCGTTAACGGTTTGAACAACGCGCAGCTTCCAGGACGTATGCAACAAATTAGCGACCAACCCGTGATTGTGTTAGATGTGGCTCATAACCCACATTCTGCTGAGTATTTTGCACAACAAGTGACTCAAAAGTATGCAGGAAAAAATTTACACGTTGTAGTCGCCATGCTTCATGACAAAGATATTCCCGCGACATTGGAAGTATTAGCACCAATTGCATCACATTGGTACCCAGGTTCACTGCAAGGGCCACGTGCGGCAACAGCAGCTGAATTATGTCAAAGCCTCCCACAAGGTGTTGAGCAGCATTCAAACCCTGTAGCAGCGTTTGAAGCGGCTTTATCTGCTGTTAAAGGTGATGATGTTGTTTTGGTGGTCGGTTCTTTCCATACTGTTGGAGAAGTCTTGGAGCATTGGCAGAAAAAAGGAAACTAA
- the purF gene encoding amidophosphoribosyltransferase gives MCGIVGIVGSTPVNQSIYDALTVLQHRGQDAAGICTIESNRFRLRKANGLVKDVFEAKHMQRLQGNVGIGHVRYPTAGSSSASEAQPFYVNSPFGITLAHNGNLTNASEVREKLFEKDRRHVNTTSDSEVLLNVLAHEIDTVKGNVTSEDVFRAVANVHRTIRGAYAVTAMIIGHGMIAFRDPHGIRPLCLGKREVNGKTEYMVASESVALDAVGFDFMRDVAPGEAIYATFDGELFTKQCADNPQLNPCIFEFVYFARPDSFIDKISVYSARVEMGEMLGKRIKEEYADLDIDVVIPIPETSNDIALRIAQAIDKPYRQGFVKNRYVGRTFIMPGQQQRKKSVRRKLNAIRSEFKGKNVLLVDDSIVRGTTSEQIIEMARDSGASKVFMVSAAPEVRFPNVYGIDMPSATELIAHGRDNETICKQIGADALIFQTLPDLISAVGMGNQDISRFDTSVFNGEYVTGDIDQAYLDFLDSLRNDDSKVEREIQQDLANLELHNEGA, from the coding sequence ATGTGTGGTATTGTTGGAATCGTGGGTTCAACACCTGTAAACCAGTCTATTTATGACGCTTTAACGGTATTGCAGCATCGTGGCCAAGATGCCGCTGGTATTTGTACCATAGAAAGCAATCGTTTCCGTCTGCGTAAGGCGAACGGTTTAGTTAAAGATGTTTTTGAAGCAAAACACATGCAGCGCCTCCAAGGTAACGTTGGTATTGGTCATGTTCGTTATCCTACAGCGGGAAGTTCGAGTGCTTCTGAAGCGCAACCTTTCTACGTAAACTCTCCTTTTGGCATCACGTTGGCGCACAACGGTAACCTAACGAATGCAAGTGAAGTTCGTGAGAAGTTGTTCGAAAAAGACCGTCGTCATGTCAACACAACGTCTGATTCTGAAGTTCTACTGAACGTATTGGCTCATGAGATCGATACGGTTAAAGGTAATGTGACTTCAGAAGATGTGTTCCGCGCAGTTGCAAACGTGCACCGCACTATTCGTGGTGCTTACGCAGTGACAGCGATGATCATCGGCCACGGCATGATCGCGTTCCGTGACCCACATGGTATTCGTCCACTGTGTCTTGGTAAGCGTGAAGTTAATGGTAAAACAGAGTACATGGTTGCATCTGAATCAGTAGCACTTGATGCTGTTGGTTTTGATTTCATGCGCGACGTAGCACCGGGTGAAGCTATCTACGCAACATTCGATGGTGAGCTTTTCACTAAACAATGCGCAGACAACCCACAACTAAACCCATGTATCTTTGAGTTTGTATACTTTGCACGCCCAGATTCATTCATCGACAAAATCTCGGTTTACAGCGCACGCGTTGAGATGGGTGAGATGTTAGGTAAGCGTATTAAAGAAGAGTATGCAGATCTAGACATTGACGTGGTTATTCCAATTCCTGAAACATCAAACGATATCGCGCTACGAATTGCTCAAGCGATTGATAAGCCATATCGTCAAGGTTTCGTGAAAAACCGCTACGTTGGCCGCACGTTTATCATGCCTGGTCAGCAACAGCGTAAGAAGTCAGTTCGCCGTAAACTCAACGCGATTCGTTCGGAGTTTAAAGGTAAGAACGTTCTATTGGTCGATGACTCGATTGTTCGTGGTACGACATCAGAACAGATCATTGAGATGGCTCGTGATTCTGGCGCAAGCAAAGTCTTCATGGTTTCTGCTGCTCCTGAGGTTCGTTTCCCGAACGTTTACGGTATTGATATGCCAAGCGCGACTGAGCTTATTGCTCATGGCCGTGATAACGAAACGATTTGTAAGCAGATTGGCGCAGACGCTTTGATCTTCCAAACGCTACCAGACTTAATCTCTGCTGTAGGTATGGGTAATCAAGACATCTCTCGTTTTGATACTTCGGTATTCAACGGCGAGTATGTAACGGGCGATATCGACCAAGCGTACCTAGATTTCCTAGATTCTTTACGTAATGACGATTCAAAGGTTGAGCGTGAGATTCAACAAGATCTTGCTAACCTAGAGTTACATAACGAAGGCGCTTAG
- a CDS encoding YbaN family protein, whose translation MAGGLCIFLAVLGIVLPVLPTTPFLLLASACFMRSNPRVHKWMHEHKTLGPLLNNWYQHGAVTKQVKTRGVFFILLSFALSIYFAPIIWVKAFLICVLVILLTWFMRLPTHELVADSKENHYH comes from the coding sequence ATTGCTGGTGGCCTTTGTATATTCCTCGCGGTTTTAGGTATTGTTTTACCTGTTCTGCCCACAACACCTTTCCTTCTTCTTGCTAGCGCATGCTTCATGCGAAGCAACCCTAGAGTTCACAAATGGATGCATGAGCATAAAACGCTCGGTCCGTTATTGAACAATTGGTATCAACACGGTGCTGTGACCAAACAAGTTAAAACGCGTGGCGTATTCTTTATCTTGTTGAGTTTTGCGTTATCGATCTACTTTGCCCCGATCATTTGGGTCAAGGCCTTCCTAATTTGTGTACTTGTTATTCTTCTCACATGGTTTATGCGACTTCCAACCCATGAGTTGGTTGCTGACAGCAAAGAAAATCACTACCATTAA
- a CDS encoding SPOR domain-containing protein codes for MASKFQSRLVGTIILVAIGVIVLPDVLDGKKLHYKEEFASIPIKPELDSNVEVFEVLDPVEDQIALPDSPVEQVIESGNSETQTASASNNKEADKVAVVVKPVPEKNEYQDSAWLIQLMALKNADNAKSMVKDLQKRGYQAHTKQEKTFTRVIIGPDVSKSKLERQIKELEKITGSKGQLLKFKPLNP; via the coding sequence ATGGCAAGTAAATTCCAAAGCCGATTAGTCGGCACCATCATTTTAGTCGCGATTGGCGTTATCGTATTGCCAGACGTGCTTGATGGTAAGAAGCTCCATTATAAAGAGGAGTTTGCAAGCATTCCGATTAAGCCTGAGCTTGATAGTAATGTTGAGGTTTTTGAAGTACTCGACCCTGTTGAAGATCAGATTGCATTACCGGACTCTCCGGTTGAGCAAGTGATTGAAAGTGGCAATTCAGAAACCCAAACCGCGTCGGCTTCAAATAATAAAGAAGCAGACAAAGTGGCCGTGGTGGTTAAACCGGTACCTGAAAAAAATGAATACCAAGATAGTGCTTGGCTCATTCAATTGATGGCTTTGAAGAATGCTGACAATGCAAAAAGCATGGTTAAGGATCTACAAAAGCGCGGTTACCAAGCCCACACGAAGCAAGAAAAAACTTTTACGCGAGTAATTATTGGTCCCGATGTCTCTAAATCCAAACTTGAGCGACAAATTAAGGAATTAGAAAAAATTACGGGTTCAAAAGGCCAATTGCTCAAATTTAAACCGTTAAATCCATAA
- the apt gene encoding adenine phosphoribosyltransferase: MNTEKIALIKASIKTIPDYPKAGILFRDVTSLMEDPAAYKATIELLAETYKDMGFTKIVGTEARGFLFGAPLALELGVGFVPVRKPGKLPREVVAQSYELEYGTDTLEIHTDAIVEGDKVLMVDDLLATGGTIEATTKLIRQLGGVVEHAAFVINLPEIGGEKRLQGLDLEVFSICEFDGH, from the coding sequence ATGAACACAGAAAAAATCGCTCTGATCAAAGCAAGCATCAAAACCATTCCTGATTACCCAAAAGCGGGTATTTTATTCCGTGACGTGACAAGCTTGATGGAAGATCCAGCCGCGTACAAAGCGACTATTGAACTGTTAGCGGAAACTTATAAGGACATGGGCTTTACTAAGATCGTGGGTACTGAAGCACGCGGTTTCTTGTTTGGTGCGCCTTTAGCTCTAGAGCTAGGTGTTGGCTTTGTTCCTGTTCGTAAGCCAGGCAAGCTGCCTCGTGAAGTCGTGGCGCAATCTTATGAGCTTGAGTACGGTACGGATACGTTAGAAATCCATACGGATGCTATTGTTGAAGGCGACAAAGTACTTATGGTTGATGACTTGCTAGCAACTGGCGGTACGATTGAAGCAACAACTAAGTTGATCCGTCAACTTGGCGGTGTGGTAGAGCACGCTGCATTCGTTATTAACCTTCCAGAAATCGGTGGTGAAAAACGCTTACAAGGTTTAGATCTTGAAGTGTTTAGCATCTGCGAATTCGACGGTCACTAA
- a CDS encoding LysR family transcriptional regulator, which translates to MKLDDLNLFRLVVENGSYTATSRKTMIPVATITRRIQALEDSLNLRLLNRHARKLSLTEAGERFFNECSPLLQRLSSTAEELTDVCKGASGKIRITAPSNLTKRMMMPMFSEFMTQYPDINIELMMNNQADQLDPTEWDVIFRVGPQRDSSLIARKISEVKDILIASPDYLAKNPAPSHAEELANHSLLKGYPLIKWQLSNSNEETVVNSEKGRFNANALNVVRQACSEGLGITLMPDVMIREYIEDGSLVQVLEDWSANPRDIYMLYNHKDHLPEKVRLFIDFVIAYHIH; encoded by the coding sequence ATGAAATTAGATGATTTAAACCTCTTTCGACTCGTCGTTGAAAATGGGAGCTACACCGCAACATCGCGCAAGACTATGATTCCGGTTGCGACCATTACACGACGCATCCAAGCCCTAGAAGATTCTTTGAACCTAAGGCTTCTCAATAGACACGCGCGTAAACTCTCTTTAACAGAGGCTGGCGAACGTTTTTTCAATGAATGCTCTCCGTTACTGCAACGTCTGTCTTCTACTGCAGAAGAGCTCACGGACGTGTGTAAAGGGGCTTCAGGGAAGATTCGTATTACCGCTCCCTCCAACCTGACTAAGCGCATGATGATGCCGATGTTCAGCGAATTCATGACTCAATACCCTGATATCAATATTGAGTTAATGATGAATAACCAAGCTGATCAGCTCGACCCAACAGAGTGGGATGTCATTTTCAGAGTCGGTCCGCAGCGTGACTCAAGCTTAATTGCCAGAAAGATCAGTGAGGTCAAAGACATTCTGATCGCAAGCCCAGACTATTTAGCGAAGAACCCAGCGCCAAGCCACGCAGAAGAACTGGCGAATCATTCTCTACTCAAAGGTTACCCACTCATTAAGTGGCAACTGAGTAACTCGAATGAAGAGACAGTGGTCAACAGCGAGAAAGGTCGTTTCAATGCGAATGCGCTTAATGTCGTGAGACAAGCCTGTTCTGAGGGCCTAGGTATCACCCTAATGCCTGATGTAATGATCCGTGAATACATTGAAGATGGCAGCTTAGTACAAGTCTTAGAAGACTGGAGTGCTAACCCTCGTGATATTTACATGCTTTATAACCACAAAGACCACCTGCCTGAGAAGGTTAGATTGTTTATCGATTTTGTGATCGCATACCACATTCACTAA
- the dnaX gene encoding DNA polymerase III subunit gamma/tau, whose protein sequence is MSYLALARKWRPTKFKEVVGQAHVLTALENALSQNRLHHAYLFSGTRGVGKTTIGRLFAKGLNCETGITSTPCGECATCKEIDEGRFVDLLEIDAASRTKVEDTRELLDNVQYKPARGRFKVYLIDEVHMLSRHSFNALLKTLEEPPEYVKFLLATTDPQKLPVTILSRCLQFHLKPISVDNIHEQLDHILEQESVTSESRALGMIAHAADGSMRDALSLTDQAIALGNGNIETDTVAHMLGTLDTDQAIHLLEAISSKQPQVAMACIQGLAENGVEWDGLLSQLATQLHRLAMYQALPSTLDKAQPDAERLELLSKALSPQDIQLYYQIVLKGRQDLPLSPTARVGIEMVVLRMLAFRPAEQISATAISTESTSPAPAAQGQAPAQSVAQRVSQPASMAAPRQPVQAPAVSQPQVQQQAPQQAPVQQPVQQQQHQQQNPAQYSDSQGYADHSGNQGYPEQDYPHSQYDAPPAYDERPSYGAEQAMSPATQQMPPQQNQATNQSQPQQVSAEPTQQEQPARSSSPVSGLRHQLRSQRRGSAAPESKGSTPKKAKATPAKTSVLDRVAQQHGGSERVSPASLKTSSTENVTNDNEPYRWKPSKPVVKEVSKELTPTQIKRALEHIKTPEMVEKLLKESIAQDDWSAMIQKLETAKLVEQLALNSVFDKNGTSIALTLRASQAHLNTDRAQSELLQSLNAVLGEECHLSVEIGDGGETPLELRERLYQSKLKDAFSSLENDANVQFIERRFAAELDRDSVRPI, encoded by the coding sequence ATGAGCTATCTTGCGTTAGCGCGAAAATGGCGACCAACCAAATTCAAAGAAGTGGTTGGTCAAGCCCATGTTTTAACAGCATTAGAGAATGCACTTAGCCAGAACAGGTTGCACCATGCTTACCTGTTCAGCGGAACTCGAGGTGTCGGTAAAACGACCATCGGCCGCTTATTTGCTAAGGGTCTAAACTGTGAAACAGGCATTACCTCAACACCTTGTGGTGAGTGTGCAACCTGTAAAGAGATCGATGAAGGTCGTTTTGTTGATCTTCTTGAAATCGATGCTGCATCTCGAACTAAGGTAGAGGACACCCGCGAGCTTTTGGACAACGTCCAGTACAAGCCTGCACGTGGTCGCTTCAAGGTTTACCTGATCGATGAAGTACACATGCTGTCTAGACACAGTTTCAACGCGCTTCTAAAAACCTTAGAAGAGCCGCCTGAGTATGTGAAGTTCTTGCTCGCAACGACGGATCCACAAAAGCTTCCGGTTACGATTCTTTCGCGTTGTCTCCAGTTTCATCTCAAGCCGATTAGCGTCGATAATATCCACGAGCAGCTCGATCATATTCTTGAACAAGAAAGTGTGACCTCTGAGTCTCGTGCACTTGGTATGATTGCCCATGCTGCTGACGGCAGTATGCGTGATGCGCTGAGTCTCACGGACCAAGCTATTGCGTTGGGTAACGGTAATATCGAAACGGACACTGTTGCTCATATGCTCGGTACGCTGGACACTGACCAAGCGATTCATCTACTTGAAGCTATCAGCAGTAAGCAGCCTCAAGTGGCGATGGCTTGCATCCAAGGTCTTGCCGAGAATGGCGTGGAATGGGATGGGTTATTGAGTCAACTTGCGACCCAATTGCATCGTCTGGCCATGTACCAAGCGCTGCCATCAACTTTAGATAAAGCGCAGCCTGATGCTGAACGTCTAGAGTTGCTTAGCAAAGCGCTGAGTCCACAAGATATCCAGCTGTACTATCAGATTGTGTTGAAAGGGCGTCAAGACCTACCATTATCACCAACCGCTCGTGTTGGCATTGAGATGGTGGTTCTGCGCATGTTGGCATTCAGACCTGCAGAGCAAATTAGTGCAACGGCTATCTCGACTGAGTCGACTAGCCCTGCACCAGCAGCTCAAGGACAGGCTCCAGCGCAAAGCGTTGCTCAGCGTGTGAGTCAACCTGCGTCAATGGCCGCTCCGAGACAGCCAGTTCAGGCTCCTGCGGTTTCACAGCCTCAAGTGCAGCAACAAGCGCCTCAACAAGCTCCTGTTCAGCAGCCTGTGCAGCAGCAACAACATCAACAACAGAACCCGGCACAATATTCAGATTCGCAAGGTTACGCTGATCATTCAGGCAACCAAGGTTATCCAGAACAGGATTACCCGCACAGTCAGTATGACGCACCACCGGCTTATGACGAACGTCCAAGCTACGGTGCGGAGCAAGCGATGAGTCCTGCGACTCAGCAAATGCCACCACAGCAGAATCAAGCGACGAACCAGAGCCAGCCTCAACAGGTAAGCGCTGAACCGACGCAACAAGAACAACCAGCACGCTCTTCATCGCCAGTAAGTGGTTTACGCCACCAACTACGTTCTCAACGCAGAGGCAGTGCAGCTCCAGAAAGCAAAGGTTCAACGCCAAAAAAGGCTAAAGCGACACCAGCTAAAACTTCAGTTCTTGACCGAGTTGCTCAGCAACACGGTGGTTCTGAGCGGGTGTCGCCAGCTTCTTTAAAGACCTCTTCGACAGAAAATGTTACCAATGATAATGAACCTTATCGTTGGAAACCGTCTAAACCTGTAGTAAAAGAAGTCAGCAAAGAGCTTACACCTACTCAGATCAAGCGCGCGCTTGAGCATATTAAGACACCAGAAATGGTCGAGAAATTGCTCAAAGAATCTATTGCTCAAGATGACTGGTCTGCCATGATTCAAAAGCTAGAGACCGCGAAGCTTGTGGAACAGTTAGCGTTGAACTCAGTGTTCGATAAAAATGGCACTTCGATTGCCTTAACGCTGAGAGCAAGCCAAGCCCACTTGAATACCGACCGTGCACAAAGCGAGCTATTACAGTCGCTCAATGCTGTACTGGGAGAAGAGTGTCATTTGAGCGTGGAAATCGGCGATGGTGGAGAAACGCCACTAGAATTAAGAGAAAGGCTGTATCAAAGCAAGTTGAAAGACGCGTTTTCCAGTTTGGAGAATGATGCCAACGTACAGTTTATCGAAAGACGTTTTGCTGCCGAGCTTGATAGAGATAGCGTTCGTCCAATATAA
- a CDS encoding YbaB/EbfC family nucleoid-associated protein: MFGKGGMGNMMKQAQQMQERMQKLQEEIANMEVTGESGAGLVKVTITGSHSVRRVDIDESLMEDDKEMLEDLIAAAFNDAARRVEETQKEKMAGVTGGMQLPPGMKMPF, encoded by the coding sequence ATGTTTGGTAAAGGCGGTATGGGCAACATGATGAAGCAAGCCCAGCAAATGCAAGAGCGCATGCAAAAGCTTCAAGAAGAAATCGCAAATATGGAAGTTACAGGTGAGTCAGGTGCTGGCCTTGTAAAAGTTACGATTACTGGTAGTCACAGTGTTCGTCGCGTTGATATCGATGAAAGCCTAATGGAAGACGATAAAGAGATGCTTGAAGATCTTATCGCAGCCGCTTTCAACGATGCAGCTCGTCGTGTTGAAGAGACACAAAAAGAGAAAATGGCTGGCGTAACTGGTGGGATGCAACTTCCACCAGGTATGAAAATGCCTTTCTAA
- the recR gene encoding recombination mediator RecR — protein MRTSHMLEHLMEALRCLPGVGPKSAQRMAFHLLQRDRKGGLQLAEALSQAMTEIGHCNECRTFTEEDTCHICTNPKRQDNGQICVVESPADIAAIEATGQYSGRYFVLMGHLSPLDGIGPSDIGLDVLDYRLRRGDITEVILATNPTVEGEATAHYIAELCNAHEVNASRIAHGVPVGGELELVDGTTLSHSLLGRHKI, from the coding sequence ATGCGTACCAGTCATATGCTGGAGCATTTGATGGAGGCCTTACGTTGTCTACCTGGGGTTGGCCCCAAGTCGGCGCAGCGTATGGCCTTTCATTTGTTACAGCGCGATAGAAAAGGCGGCCTACAGTTGGCTGAAGCTCTTAGCCAAGCAATGACTGAAATTGGTCATTGTAATGAGTGCCGTACTTTTACTGAAGAAGATACTTGCCACATTTGTACCAATCCTAAACGTCAGGATAACGGTCAAATCTGTGTAGTTGAAAGCCCTGCAGACATTGCAGCCATTGAAGCAACTGGCCAATATTCAGGTCGTTACTTTGTGCTTATGGGGCATCTTTCACCACTTGATGGTATCGGTCCAAGTGATATCGGTCTCGATGTCTTGGATTACCGTTTACGTCGTGGTGATATCACTGAAGTAATTCTAGCGACCAACCCGACAGTTGAAGGGGAAGCAACAGCGCATTACATTGCTGAGCTATGTAATGCCCATGAAGTGAACGCTAGCCGTATCGCCCATGGTGTTCCCGTTGGTGGTGAGCTAGAGCTGGTGGATGGCACCACGCTTTCGCACTCCTTACTCGGTCGTCATAAGATCTAA
- a CDS encoding response regulator, with translation MYKTHSQPVMTSAQEVPNQKCVMLVDDDPIFRRITSAYLDKIGYKVVEAENGLDALQKLRDSAPDLIVCDLSMPILDGIELVEELSLEYPSLPMIVVSGTDDMSDVAKALRFGIKDFLAKPLEDHGHLGSAIANTLKDSFDNISDQRDFSSQWFCVDDGGEIPEDQELHWHLNYLQDNPSAAKDLLHALLPEKDTKQGSWRCSYRLLQSTEMMPLVFDYAWMMNGQFAFYLVDSSSADNGGSATTLLVRALFHDYLRNRKDFNADLKDIAEILEKGIQCSKCSTPVNALFGVADLAEGTISILPAGLDGQWSNGELNQHIAAGERLGENCKKNFITRDLPIQQGCQLTLSLLGSASFSLDIHQGSTD, from the coding sequence ATGTACAAAACTCACAGTCAGCCAGTAATGACCTCGGCTCAGGAAGTTCCCAACCAGAAATGCGTTATGTTGGTTGATGATGATCCTATTTTTCGCCGTATAACCAGCGCTTACTTAGATAAGATTGGTTATAAAGTGGTTGAGGCTGAAAATGGACTGGACGCTCTGCAAAAACTTAGAGACTCAGCGCCAGATTTAATTGTGTGTGACTTATCAATGCCGATTTTGGACGGCATCGAGCTAGTAGAAGAGCTCAGCTTGGAGTACCCGTCATTGCCTATGATCGTTGTATCAGGGACCGATGACATGTCAGATGTCGCAAAAGCACTGCGTTTTGGTATCAAAGACTTTCTAGCAAAGCCTTTGGAAGATCATGGCCACTTAGGAAGTGCGATAGCGAATACATTAAAAGATTCGTTCGACAATATTTCAGATCAACGAGATTTCTCGAGCCAATGGTTTTGTGTCGATGATGGGGGAGAGATCCCTGAAGACCAAGAGCTGCATTGGCACCTAAATTACTTACAAGATAACCCAAGTGCTGCAAAAGACTTGCTGCATGCGTTGTTACCTGAAAAAGACACCAAGCAAGGTTCGTGGCGCTGTAGCTATAGATTGTTGCAGTCGACAGAAATGATGCCGCTTGTTTTTGACTACGCGTGGATGATGAACGGGCAATTTGCTTTTTACCTCGTTGATTCGTCGTCTGCTGATAATGGAGGCTCTGCAACCACATTGTTGGTGAGAGCTCTGTTCCATGACTACTTGAGAAACCGCAAAGATTTTAATGCTGATCTCAAAGATATTGCTGAAATTCTAGAAAAAGGAATCCAATGCTCTAAGTGTTCAACACCAGTTAACGCTTTGTTCGGTGTCGCCGATCTTGCTGAGGGAACCATTTCTATTTTACCTGCGGGTTTAGATGGGCAATGGTCAAATGGTGAATTGAATCAACATATTGCTGCAGGGGAGCGTTTGGGAGAAAACTGTAAGAAGAACTTCATTACTCGAGACCTGCCCATTCAGCAGGGATGTCAGTTGACATTGAGCCTACTGGGTTCGGCGAGCTTCAGCTTAGATATCCATCAAGGGTCAACCGATTAA
- a CDS encoding CvpA family protein gives MNWLDFVILGVIGFSAVISLVRGFAKEALSLVIWFGAFFIASQYYAKLAMYFTNIEDEMFRNGTAIAALFVATLVVGALVNYVIGQLVQKTGLSGTDRILGVVFGGLRGVLIVSAVLFFMDAFTAFPSSEWWENSQLVPEFSRIIAPFFEHLQATSSFLSGAL, from the coding sequence ATGAATTGGTTAGATTTTGTCATTTTAGGCGTGATCGGCTTCTCTGCCGTGATCAGTTTAGTTCGTGGTTTCGCTAAAGAAGCGTTGTCATTAGTTATTTGGTTTGGAGCATTTTTTATTGCTAGCCAGTACTACGCTAAATTAGCAATGTACTTCACCAATATCGAAGATGAGATGTTTCGTAACGGAACTGCGATAGCAGCATTGTTTGTTGCAACGTTAGTTGTTGGTGCCTTAGTTAACTATGTCATCGGTCAACTAGTTCAGAAAACAGGCCTGTCGGGTACAGACAGAATCCTCGGTGTCGTCTTTGGCGGTTTACGTGGTGTTCTGATTGTCTCAGCAGTGTTGTTTTTCATGGATGCGTTTACTGCATTCCCAAGTTCTGAGTGGTGGGAGAATTCGCAGTTGGTTCCGGAGTTTAGCCGAATCATTGCGCCGTTCTTTGAGCATTTACAAGCAACATCTAGTTTCTTATCTGGCGCGCTCTAG